Proteins encoded by one window of Channa argus isolate prfri chromosome 1, Channa argus male v1.0, whole genome shotgun sequence:
- the LOC137127080 gene encoding bcl-2/adenovirus E1B 19 kDa-interacting protein 2-like protein isoform X2: MESREEEEEDTPRSQSLLEDEDTEDVNSSIKSTTATAASSDDDTEEEEEETGELVKENHVAMAATGADSADEDETEEDSSVGDEPGAEDESEHKSSIQTGDRPGPPSSLFLSRPTKKKVLVAPALSLSLGRSESTVSEDFPPAFLSPSPEDDDTGLDFDLEAMETPSDTESLPFPLYDPDLEDDLRRLGVASHRRRPFGPRPGSGSQTSSVPGMDLEREDVVDNEGTRWRCFSTGDPPQESRVNMSILEPFLKVLSHGGYYGDGMNDIIVFSSCYLPPNSLENYQYVMENLFRYVVGTLELMVTENYVIVYLCAGGQKDRVPGIGWLRECYTTIDRRLRKNLKGFYVVHPTWYIKALITIIKPFISSKFSRKLQFVDSLQDLSHFISTEHVQIPDCVRQHDQKLLR; this comes from the exons ATGGAGtccagagaggaagaggaggaggacacacCCAGGTCACA gtcACTACTGGAAGATGAAGACACAGAGGACGTCAACAGCAGCATTAAAAGCACTACTGCAACTGCTGCGTCATCTGATGATGACACAG aggaggaagaggaggaaacagGTGAACTAGTGAAAGAAAACCATGTTGCCATGGCAGCAACAGGTGCTGACTCAGCAG atGAGGACGAGACGGAGGAAGACTCTTCTGTAGGAGACGAGCCAG GAGCCGAGGATGAGTCGGAGCACAAATCATCCATACAGACAGGAGACAGACCAG GTCCTCCCAGCAGTCTGTTCTTATCACGACcgacaaagaaaaaagtgctgGTGGCTCCagctctcagtctgtctctgg GTCGCAGTGAGTCCACAGTCTCAGAGGATTTCCCCCCAGCGTTCTTGTCCCCGTCCCCTGAAGACGATGATACAGGGCTCGACTTCGACCTGGAGGCCATGGAGACACCATCTGACACCGAATCACTGCCCTTCCCTCTGTACGACCCAGACCTGGAAG ACGACCTGCGGCGTCTCGGTGTGGCATCCCACCGTCGCAGACCATTTGGCCCAAGGCCCGGTTCTGGCTCTCAGACCAGTTCTGTGCCAGGGATGGACCTGGAAAGGGAGGACGTGGTGGACAATGAGGGCACCAGGTGGCGCTGTTTTTCTACAGGTGACCCCCCCCAGGAGAGCCGGGTCAATATGAGCATCCTGGAACCGTTCCTCAAGGTGCTGTCACACGGAG GTTACTATGGAGATGGTATGAATGACATCATCGTGTTCTCCTCCTGTTACCTGCCTCCAAACAGCCTAGAGAATTATCAGTATGTGATGGAAAACCTGTTCAG GTACGTAGTCGGGACTCTGGAGCTGATGGTGACAGAAAACTATGTGATCGTGTATCTCTGTGCTGGAGGTCAGAAGGACAGAGTCCCGGGGATTGGGTGGCTCAGAGAGTGTTACACCACCATCGACAGGAG actgaGGAAGAACCTGAAGGGGTTCTACGTGGTTCATCCCACCTGGTACATCAAGGCTCTGATCACCATCATCAAACCCTTCATCAG ttCTAAGTTTAGCAGGAAGCTGCAGTTCGTCGACAGCCTGCAGGACCTCTCCCACTTCATCTCCACTGAGCATGTGCAGATCCCAGACTGTGTCAGACA gcacGACCAGAAGCTGTTGAGGTGA
- the LOC137127080 gene encoding bcl-2/adenovirus E1B 19 kDa-interacting protein 2-like protein isoform X1, with translation MESREEEEEDTPRSQSLLEDEDTEDVNSSIKSTTATAASSDDDTEEEEEETGELVKENHVAMAATGADSADEDETEEDSSVGDEPAEQHFQPGAEDESEHKSSIQTGDRPGPPSSLFLSRPTKKKVLVAPALSLSLGRSESTVSEDFPPAFLSPSPEDDDTGLDFDLEAMETPSDTESLPFPLYDPDLEDDLRRLGVASHRRRPFGPRPGSGSQTSSVPGMDLEREDVVDNEGTRWRCFSTGDPPQESRVNMSILEPFLKVLSHGGYYGDGMNDIIVFSSCYLPPNSLENYQYVMENLFRYVVGTLELMVTENYVIVYLCAGGQKDRVPGIGWLRECYTTIDRRLRKNLKGFYVVHPTWYIKALITIIKPFISSKFSRKLQFVDSLQDLSHFISTEHVQIPDCVRQHDQKLLR, from the exons ATGGAGtccagagaggaagaggaggaggacacacCCAGGTCACA gtcACTACTGGAAGATGAAGACACAGAGGACGTCAACAGCAGCATTAAAAGCACTACTGCAACTGCTGCGTCATCTGATGATGACACAG aggaggaagaggaggaaacagGTGAACTAGTGAAAGAAAACCATGTTGCCATGGCAGCAACAGGTGCTGACTCAGCAG atGAGGACGAGACGGAGGAAGACTCTTCTGTAGGAGACGAGCCAG CTGAGCAGCATTTCCAGCCAG GAGCCGAGGATGAGTCGGAGCACAAATCATCCATACAGACAGGAGACAGACCAG GTCCTCCCAGCAGTCTGTTCTTATCACGACcgacaaagaaaaaagtgctgGTGGCTCCagctctcagtctgtctctgg GTCGCAGTGAGTCCACAGTCTCAGAGGATTTCCCCCCAGCGTTCTTGTCCCCGTCCCCTGAAGACGATGATACAGGGCTCGACTTCGACCTGGAGGCCATGGAGACACCATCTGACACCGAATCACTGCCCTTCCCTCTGTACGACCCAGACCTGGAAG ACGACCTGCGGCGTCTCGGTGTGGCATCCCACCGTCGCAGACCATTTGGCCCAAGGCCCGGTTCTGGCTCTCAGACCAGTTCTGTGCCAGGGATGGACCTGGAAAGGGAGGACGTGGTGGACAATGAGGGCACCAGGTGGCGCTGTTTTTCTACAGGTGACCCCCCCCAGGAGAGCCGGGTCAATATGAGCATCCTGGAACCGTTCCTCAAGGTGCTGTCACACGGAG GTTACTATGGAGATGGTATGAATGACATCATCGTGTTCTCCTCCTGTTACCTGCCTCCAAACAGCCTAGAGAATTATCAGTATGTGATGGAAAACCTGTTCAG GTACGTAGTCGGGACTCTGGAGCTGATGGTGACAGAAAACTATGTGATCGTGTATCTCTGTGCTGGAGGTCAGAAGGACAGAGTCCCGGGGATTGGGTGGCTCAGAGAGTGTTACACCACCATCGACAGGAG actgaGGAAGAACCTGAAGGGGTTCTACGTGGTTCATCCCACCTGGTACATCAAGGCTCTGATCACCATCATCAAACCCTTCATCAG ttCTAAGTTTAGCAGGAAGCTGCAGTTCGTCGACAGCCTGCAGGACCTCTCCCACTTCATCTCCACTGAGCATGTGCAGATCCCAGACTGTGTCAGACA gcacGACCAGAAGCTGTTGAGGTGA
- the LOC137127080 gene encoding bcl-2/adenovirus E1B 19 kDa-interacting protein 2-like protein isoform X3 — MESREEEEEDTPRSQSLLEDEDTEDVNSSIKSTTATAASSDDDTEEEEEETGELVKENHVAMAATGADSADEDETEEDSSVGDEPAEQHFQPGAEDESEHKSSIQTGDRPGPPSSLFLSRPTKKKVLVAPALSLSLGRSESTVSEDFPPAFLSPSPEDDDTGLDFDLEAMETPSDTESLPFPLYDPDLEDDLRRLGVASHRRRPFGPRPGSGSQTSSVPGMDLEREDVVDNEGTRWRCFSTGDPPQESRVNMSILEPFLKVLSHGGYYGDGMNDIIVFSSCYLPPNSLENYQYVMENLFRYVVGTLELMVTENYVIVYLCAGGQKDRVPGIGWLRECYTTIDRRHVSADLVCVSAD, encoded by the exons ATGGAGtccagagaggaagaggaggaggacacacCCAGGTCACA gtcACTACTGGAAGATGAAGACACAGAGGACGTCAACAGCAGCATTAAAAGCACTACTGCAACTGCTGCGTCATCTGATGATGACACAG aggaggaagaggaggaaacagGTGAACTAGTGAAAGAAAACCATGTTGCCATGGCAGCAACAGGTGCTGACTCAGCAG atGAGGACGAGACGGAGGAAGACTCTTCTGTAGGAGACGAGCCAG CTGAGCAGCATTTCCAGCCAG GAGCCGAGGATGAGTCGGAGCACAAATCATCCATACAGACAGGAGACAGACCAG GTCCTCCCAGCAGTCTGTTCTTATCACGACcgacaaagaaaaaagtgctgGTGGCTCCagctctcagtctgtctctgg GTCGCAGTGAGTCCACAGTCTCAGAGGATTTCCCCCCAGCGTTCTTGTCCCCGTCCCCTGAAGACGATGATACAGGGCTCGACTTCGACCTGGAGGCCATGGAGACACCATCTGACACCGAATCACTGCCCTTCCCTCTGTACGACCCAGACCTGGAAG ACGACCTGCGGCGTCTCGGTGTGGCATCCCACCGTCGCAGACCATTTGGCCCAAGGCCCGGTTCTGGCTCTCAGACCAGTTCTGTGCCAGGGATGGACCTGGAAAGGGAGGACGTGGTGGACAATGAGGGCACCAGGTGGCGCTGTTTTTCTACAGGTGACCCCCCCCAGGAGAGCCGGGTCAATATGAGCATCCTGGAACCGTTCCTCAAGGTGCTGTCACACGGAG GTTACTATGGAGATGGTATGAATGACATCATCGTGTTCTCCTCCTGTTACCTGCCTCCAAACAGCCTAGAGAATTATCAGTATGTGATGGAAAACCTGTTCAG GTACGTAGTCGGGACTCTGGAGCTGATGGTGACAGAAAACTATGTGATCGTGTATCTCTGTGCTGGAGGTCAGAAGGACAGAGTCCCGGGGATTGGGTGGCTCAGAGAGTGTTACACCACCATCGACAGGAG ACATGTCTCAGCTGatcttgtctgtgtgtctgcagactga
- the LOC137125930 gene encoding NLR family CARD domain-containing protein 3-like, which produces MDQFEDREEVVLPSKPALCGEHEGQTKDQRPDSPEPSCVSMESDESTNIPSSLKDEQPADERCEDREEVVLPSKPALCGEHEGQTKDQRPDSPEPSCVSMESDESTNIPSSLKDEQPADERVEKQSSEVHSDQFAQQHQPDLDSIFTLLEDNIVTFVKNQLKEIQRVLRPDYPKCSESQREDEEDEEQRRSSRESFVKITVNFLRRMKQEELADCLQSRIDAAVCGSELKSNLKKKFQCVFEGIAKAGNPTLLNQIYTELYITEGGTGEVNDEHEVRQIETASRKPVRPETTIRHENIFKASPGRDEPNRRVMTKGVAGIGKTVLTQKFTLDWAEDKANQDIQFTFPLTFRELNVLKEKKFSLVELVHHFFPETKEEGICRFEEVQVVFIFDGLDECRLPLDFYNNEILTDVTESTSVDVLLTNLIRGNLLPSARLWITTRPAAANQIPPECVDMVTEVRGFTDPQKEEYFRKRFRDEEQASRIISHIKTSRSLHIMCHIPVFCWITATVLEDVLKTREGEELPKTLTEMYINLVVHSKLKNIKYDGGAETDPHWNKKSRKMIKSLGKLAFEQLQKGNLIFYESDLTECGIDIRAASVYSGVFTQIFKEDRGLYQDKVFCFVHLSVQEFLAALHVHQAFINSGVNLLSEQQSTTCWFEVFGPDLNLLYQTAVDKALQSPNGHLDLLLRFLLGLSLKTNQTLLRGLLTQTGNRSQTNQETVQYIKKKISKNLSAEKSINLFHCLNELNDGSLVEEIQQSLGSGSLSTNELSPAQWSALVFILLSSEKDLDVFDLKKYSASEEALLRLLPVVKASNKALLFGCNLLERSCEALSSVLSLQSCNLNDLDLSNNDLQDSGVKLLSAGMATSHCKLETLRLSGCKLSGRSIEVLCSVLNSQSSSLRKLDLSNNNLQDSGVKLLSAGLKQIHCRLETLSLSGCLITEEACASLASALSSNPSHLRELDLSYNHPGDAGVKLLAAGLEDPHWRLDTLRVDHGGPQRLKPGLRKYACELELDPNTVNRKLQLSDNNRKVTHVKEDQSYPDHPDRFVCPQLFCRNGLIGRCYWEVEWRGGVRLSLSCRRISRKEPSADILFGRNDQSWNLECSDGGYSAWHNKKIMSISSSSVSHRVAVYVDCPAGFLSFYRVSSDKLIHLHTFNITFTEPLYPGFWIGSGSSVSLCRV; this is translated from the exons ATGGATCAGtttgaggacagagaggaggtaGTCCTTCCTTCTAAACCCGCTCTGTGTGGGGAACATGAGGGCCAGACCAAAGACCAGAG ACCAGATTCTCCTGAACCCAGCTGTGTTTCCATGGAGAGTGATGAGTCTACAAATATTCCTTCAAGTCTAAAAGATGAACAACCTGCTGATGAAAG gtgtgaggacagagaggaggtaGTCCTTCCTTCTAAACCCGCTCTGTGTGGGGAACATGAGGGCCAGACCAAAGACCAGAG ACCAGATTCTCCTGAACCCAGCTGTGTTTCCATGGAGAGTGATGAGTCTACAAATATTCCTTCAAGTCTAAAAGATGAACAACCTGCTGATGAAAG AGTTGAgaagcagagctcagaggttcacagtgatcagtttgcccagcagcatcaaccagacctggactccatatttacg ctgctggaggacaacattgtcacttttgtgaagaaccaGCTGAAGGAGATCCAGAGGGTCCTGAGACCAGATTACCCAAAATgctcagagagtcagagggaggatgaggaggatgaagagcagaggaggagcagcagagagtcatttgtgaagatcacagtgaacttcctgaggagaatgaagcaggaggagctggctgactgtctgcagagca gaattgatgctgcagtgtgtggaaGTGAACTCAAGTCtaacctgaagaagaagttccagtgtgtgtttgaggggatcgctaaagcaggaaacccaacccttctgaatcagatctacacagagctctacatcacagagggagggactggagaggtcaatgatgaacatgaggtcagacagattgaaacagcatccaggaaaccagtcagaccagaaacaacaatcagacatgaaaacatctttaaagcctcacctggaagagatgaaccaaacagaagagtgatgacaaagggagtggctggcattgggaaaacagtcttaacacagaagttcactctggactgggccgaagacaaagccaaccaggacatacagttcacatttcctttgactttcagagagctgaatgtgctgaaagagaaaaagttcagcttggtggaacttgttcatcacttctttcctgaaaccaaagaagagggaatctgcaggtttgaagaggtccaggttgtgttcatctttgatggtctggatgagtgtcgacttcctctggacttttacaacaatgagatcctgactgatgttacagagtccacctcagtggatgtgctgctgacaaacctcatcagggggaacctgcttccctctgctcgcctctggataaccacacgacctgcagcagccaatcagatccctcctgagtgtgttgacatggtgacagaggtcagagggttcactgacccacagaaggaggagtacttcaggaagagattcagagatgaggagcaggccagcagaatcatctcccacatcaagacctcacgaagcctccacatcatgtgccacatcccagtcttctgctggatcactgctacagttctggaggatgtgttgaaaaccagagagggagaagagctgcccaagaccctgactgaaaTGTACATCAATTTGGTGGTTCAttccaaactgaaaaacatcaagtatgatggaggagctgagacagatccacactggaataaaaagagcaggaagatgattaagtctctgggaaaactggcttttgagcagctgcagaaaggaaacctgatcttctatgaatcagacctgacagagtgtggcatcgatatcagagcagcctcagtgtactcaggagtgttcacacagatctttaaagaagatagaggactgtaccaggacaaggtgttctgctttgtccatctgagtgttcaggagtttctggctgctcttcatgtccatcagGCATTTATAaactctggagtcaatctgctgtcagaaCAACAATCAACAACCTGTTGGTTTGAAGTATTTGGACCTGATCTAAACCTTCTCTACCAGACTGCTGTGGACAAGGCCTTACAAagtccaaatggacacctggacttgtTACTCCGCTTCCTCCTTGGTCTTTCACTAAAGACAAATCAGACTCTCTTACGAGGCCTGCTGACGCAGACAGGAAATAGATCACAGACcaatcaggaaacagtccagtacatcaagaagaagatcagtaagaatctgtctgcagagaaaagcatcaacctgttccactgtctgaatgaactgaatgatggttctctagtggaggagatccaacagtccctgggatcaggaagtctctccacaaatgaactgtctcctgctcagtggtcagctctggtcttcatcttactgtcatcagaaaaagatctggacgtGTTTGATCTGAAGAAATATTCagcttcagaggaggctcttttgaggctgctgccagtggtcaaagcctccaacaaagctct gttGTTTGGCTGTAATCTCttagagagaagctgtgaagctctgtcttCAGTTCTCAGCCTTCAATCCTGTAATTTGAATGATTTGGAtctgagtaacaatgacctgcaggattcaggagtaaAGCTGCTTTCTGCTGGAATGGCCACTTCACATTGTAAATTGGAAACCCTCAG GCTGAGTGGTTGTAAACTATCAGGGAGAAGCATTGAAGTTCTGTGCTCAGTTCTCAActcccagtcctctagtctgagaaaGTTGGACTTGAgcaacaacaacctgcaggattccggagtgaagctgctgtctgctggactgaagcaaatacactgtagactggaaactctcag tctgtcaggttgtctgatcacagaggaagcctgtgcttctctggcctcagctctgagctccaacccctcccatctgagagagctggacctgagctacaatcatccaggtgacgcaggagtgaagctgctggctgctggactggaggatccccactggagactggacactctcag gGTGGATCATGGTGGACCACAGAGACTGAAACCTGGACTgaggaagt atgcctgtgaactggaactggacccaaacacagtaaacagaaaactacaactgtctgacaacaacaggaaggtgacacatGTGAAAGAGGATCagtcatatcctgatcatccagacagatttgtgTGCCCTCAGCTGTTCTGTAGAAATGGGCTCattggtcgctgttactgggaggtcgagTGGAGAGGAGGAGTTCGCTTATCACTGAGTTGCAGAAGAATAAGCAGAAAAGAACCCAGTGCTGACATTTTGTTTGGGAGGAATGATCAGTCCTGGAATTTGGAGTGCTCTGATGGTGGTTATTCTGCCTGgcataataagaaaataatgtccatctcctcgtcctctgtctctcacagagtagcagtgtatgtggactgtcctgctggctttctgtccttctacagagtctcctctgacaaactgatccacctccacaccttcaacatcacatTTACTGAACCTCTGTACCCTGGGTTCTGGATCGGGTCTGGgtcctcagtgtctctgtgtaGAGTGTAG
- the cdc42se1 gene encoding CDC42 small effector protein 1 has product MPQDYPRAVVPLPACRASAESSGLQLERRHVIMSEFWHKMGCCVVAKPPPKKKRRKIDRSMIGEPTNFIHLTHIGSGEMAEGLQPSGSVQEQMRSKGPIMNGRNSLL; this is encoded by the exons atGCCCCAGGATTACCCACGAGCTGTAGTTCCTCTTCCAGCCTGCAGGGCGTCAGCAGAGAGCAGTGGCCTGCAGCTGGAAAGGCGGCACGTTATCATGAGTGAATTTTGGCACAAAATGGGCTGCTGCGTGGTGGCTAAGCCCCCGCCG aagaagaagaggaggaagatcgACCGCAGTATGATTGGAGAGCCCACAAACTTCATCCACCTAACACACATCGGCTCTGGAGAGATGGCAGAGGGTCTGCAGCCG TCGGGCTCGGTTCAGGAGCAGATGAGGTCTAAAGGGCCCATCATGAACGGCAGAAACAGCTTGTTATAG